tcatcctacagtcatatcaggaacgttatgatacgaccaaaatagtaccatgtgggaatgttctgttaatgttccaaatgtcctttctgtaatgttcttatgtgaccacaggataaccaatatggaacgtcatcctacagtcatatcaggaacgttatgatacgaccaaaatagtaccatgtgggaatgttctgttaatgttccaaatgtcctttctgtaatgttcttatgtgaccacaggataaccaatatggaacgtcatcctacagtcatatcaggaacgttatgatacgaccaaaatagtaccatgtgggaatgttctgttaatgttccaaatgtcctttctgtaatgttcttatgtgaccacaggataaccaatatggaacgtcttcctacagtcatatcaggaacgttatgatacgaccaaaatagtaccatgtcggaatgttctgttaatgttccatatgtcctttctgtaacgttcttatgtgaccacaggataaccaatatggaacgtcttcctacagtcatatcaggaacgttatgatataaccaaaatagtaccatgtgggaatgttctgttaaagTCTCAGGTGTCctatctgtaacgttcttatgtgaccacaggataaccaatatggaacgtcatcctacagccatatcaggaacgttatgatatgaccaaaatagtaccatgtgggaatgttctgttaatgtctcAGGTGTCctatctgtaacgttcttatgtgaccacaggataaccaatatggaacgtcatcctacagccatatcaggaacgttatgatatgaccaaaatagtaccatgtgggaatgttctgtaaatgtcTCGGGCGTCCCCCTAAAGTCACATGAGGAACCTTGAACTGCAAGACTTTTATAACCAACAAAGGACGTTTTAGGAATGTACCTAATGTTCTCTAAAGGTTCAGGTCTTTTCATCCTCTTTAGAGAACTTTTAGGGAACGTTGCGAAAGGTCCCGAGAACGTCACCTTCTACGTGGGCAGCCTCTAAATGCCACGAagtgaactgaaatgagacggtctagcctacGGGGGCATCACTTGCTTTTCCCTCCCACTACGATTGTCACCGGGACACAAAAGCTGAGACCtatcagacttttaaaaataaatatggtggcagatttttttattttagaaaatataacacattGATGCAGATTAAACTATAAGCTTTTGCTTTGTGGGTTTGAGTCGGTTTGTTTTCATCTTGAGTGAGAAACCTCACAATTTACATCTAAGTGTATAAATGTGTAGTGAACAGATGAATCTAACAAACTGAAGTGTGTGAGGACCATAACTGTCTCTTGAGATCTTAACATAACATCTTGTGTGTCATTTGAGTTTACTATAGATTAAAGTCAGgatatatttcatttatttaattatgtacaaTGATTGTTAATTACAAACACCAAAATACCAGATATATGATCAGaatatataaatgcaaaatacatcTGCATCAACTATAGGCTATGAATTAATCAatctaaactttttttaagatcatgaaaatctttaaattgtattattcTGTATTTTCATGTAGAATATGATGGAAagacaacaacataaacaacaataaagttTATCTGAATGATCCTCACTGGTTGGATAAACATCAAGTGATAATAAAGATAATAGATGATATAAAGTATTTACATAtgcagttaaaataaatgagtgTTATAACAGCAGGTGTTTCCTGTGTGTCAGAGCAAAACTTCTTCAAAAATCTCCACACTTCACTGAATCAACAAGAAGAGAAACTTCAACACTGCCTGATGAACTTTAATGACTTTATTCATCTTTATTCTCAATAATATCCAAGATATTTACACTCAAAGCTTTTTCATGATGTTTTCATTgtaacttaaattattttgaataattcaatAAATTAAAAATCTTTCATGAACTCTTTCTAGTTTATTTTCTCATCATTAGACTTCATTTGAAATTCAGTTCTGTTAACTACAATTTACTCTTCTCTtcttcattcatttaaaaatgcaggAAACAGATAAGCAATATATTAATGATAGAGATTTCTGTATATTCACACTGAAAATGGTTtattcatttctttcttttagGCTTAAATCATTAATTAATATTTCTCAATTTTATCAGTTTCCCCCAAAATCAATTAGattaaaataatagtttgatTATCATGAAGTTTATTCAAATTCGAATCGAAataaaaattacaataaaatcaaaagctgaaatgtttgcagaaattaaatctcatacttaaacattcaaTTGTTTCTATAATCATTATTTATTgcagcaaataataaaaaatgcttttatgaaaacaaaataatCTTTGCATTTATTAATTGCATTGAGATTTCTTGATCTTTGTGTTTGTGATCTTTCCAGCAGCAGTCACTTTACATGTGAGATCTTTGTCTTTCTCCCACTCTGATCTCTCAATGGTTAAATAACTGCTCAACTTGAATTTCTCATTCGGCTGCTGTTCAGCAGATCCGGTGAAGACGCCATCAGTAACTGAGTTTCCATTCACAAACCAACTCACATCAGCAAATCCCACAGACATGTCATTGATCAAACACACCAGAGTCACTTTACTGGAGCTCACATCTTCACTGGATGGAGGCAAAATCTTCACAACAGGAGGAGAAACACCTGAATCTACACAACACAAATCATGAAGAAAGATCAAGAAATAAATGcactttataataataataataatatctttATTTTGTATAGCGCCTTTAAAACTCATTTCTCAAAGCGCTTAACATAAGTAAAAAAGTTAGATATATAAAATAGACATGGtgataaaaaacacataataataaaacaatggaAGTAAAGAATTAAAAGgaagaataaataaaagtaaaataaaaaacaattaaaagtaACCCTTCTAGTAACCTATCACTAAATAATAAGTGTTTAGCTgattaacattttatatttcacaACATTAGAGTCTCTCAAGATTAAAGATCAAGTTTAATTGATAAATTTACTACTATATTctgtaaacaacatttaataatgcgtttgaaagcCTCAAAATGTTTGTAATGAAAAAGCGtaaatttaagtaaatccaTCTCAATCCAAATTTATTATTGATCTTGTACTTGACTTATTTAAACAGGTTAATTGGTTTTCTAAAGGTTTATTTCTAGAGAACTGGAACAACTGTAAATGCAATCATCATTTTTGTtattaacattaatctttaacAGGTGATTAAATTGAACAAAACTTTAACTATCATTGAACactgcattgaaaaaaaaatgcagcacaaagttaaaacaacttggtcaATTCATGATACAAGTTTGGGCTTTAAAGTTGACATAAtttataaattcaagttgaaatttaagttaaattaacataaaagtatgtgttgatttgacaaaaatgctgccaATTTTTACAATATTCTAAAATGTAGAGCAGAAATTTGTGTGCTGttaaaaagttacaaaaatacataaatactggATGAACAAAAAGCATAAATCCAGGTAAAAATGCACATGAAACCTTTCTTAGTGTTGAATAAGCAGTAAAATGTTTCTCCAAAATGTAATACACCAAAAACAGAtacaaatcatttttattttattttatgaaaatgtctcttcatttatttaaatacatataaaaacaGCTTAGTATGTGAGTAGAAAGATGACTTACCGGTCACAATGAGTTTTGTTCCTTGTCCGAATACCACAGTGATAGATTTCAGATCTTCAGTCGTACAAAAACCTCCTCAGTCTCTGATGTGATACAAACAGAAGTGAAACAGTCACTCAACTTTAACTCATCTCTGTGTCCTTtagttattttatattattctgACATACTTGTAATTTAAACACTTGTTTTATAATCATTAAATCTCAACACAAACTGATgacattatttacattatttataaTCCAGAGTCACATCAGTAAACTTCTTCAGTGAGTTTATTATAAATGAAGAGTAACTCTGTAAAGAAACAGTGATTTGGATTTGAAGTCATGATTTgactttttatattattatgatttgatttttgtttatgatttcATTATTTTTCCAGTCAACCTTCACATATTTCCAATAATAGCCTATTGTTAAATAATCATctgtaatattaaataaaagtatataaaacaaaaaaactgttttaaattATACTGATACTttctaaataatattttatt
This window of the Misgurnus anguillicaudatus chromosome 19, ASM2758022v2, whole genome shotgun sequence genome carries:
- the LOC129429351 gene encoding Ig lambda-1 chain C region isoform X2; amino-acid sequence: MDCNIGKYQSNSVPWYKQLPNAATQFVLRSQPSDGSPGQDGDSFSSSHFTSKKMSDLDYQLIINNVDVRDSAVYYCQTWDSSANEGVFGQGTKLIVTDSGVSPPVVKILPPSSEDVSSSKVTLVCLINDMSVGFADVSWFVNGNSVTDGVFTGSAEQQPNEKFKLSSYLTIERSEWEKDKDLTCKVTAAGKITNTKIKKSQCN